One window of Acipenser ruthenus chromosome 45, fAciRut3.2 maternal haplotype, whole genome shotgun sequence genomic DNA carries:
- the LOC131720896 gene encoding uncharacterized protein LOC131720896 isoform X2 — protein sequence MSKDYPNKLATMVEKHTHMEMPLECPKGYSVRIAALKNTVLRGRKDMMEAWQELYLPQSEKMVVIGAIDNFPCLAEGLQLIIMVDSKGNVYAYENEVLHKIACTVEKFFTRRSLKSSVSYKKGGYCVQLTKEELEKLQKDKDIQEIERRTREFVQSKQKELGEMLNLFRNK from the exons ATGT CCAAAGATTACCCAAATAAACTGGCCACAATGGTGGAGAAGCACACGCACATGGAAATGCCCTTAGAGTGCCCAAAAGGGTACAGCGTGCGAATTGCCGCACTCAAGAACACAGTCTTACGGGGAAGAAAGGACATGATGGAGGCTTGGCAAGAGCTGTACCTGCCTCAGTCCGAGAAGATGGTCGTCATTGGAGCCATCGACAACTTCCCCTGCTTGGCTGAGGGGCTGCAGTTGATCATTATGGTTGACAGCAAGGGCAACGTCTACGCCTACGAAAATGAAGTTTTACACAAAATAGCATGCACCGTAGAGAAATTCTTCACACGAAGAAGTCTAAAGTCTTCAGTCAGCTACAAGAAGGGAGGATACTGTGTCCAGCTG accaAAGAGGAGTTGGAGAAGTTGCAGAAGGACAAGGATATTCAGGAAATTGAACGGCGCACGCGGGAGTTTGTACAAAGCAAACAGAAGGAGCTTGGAGAGATGCTCAACTTGTTTAGGAATAAATAA
- the LOC131720896 gene encoding uncharacterized protein LOC131720896 isoform X1 — MAAIVTTQREANPFALGLCRKQDPEENKWIQDFCGLKMSKDYPNKLATMVEKHTHMEMPLECPKGYSVRIAALKNTVLRGRKDMMEAWQELYLPQSEKMVVIGAIDNFPCLAEGLQLIIMVDSKGNVYAYENEVLHKIACTVEKFFTRRSLKSSVSYKKGGYCVQLTKEELEKLQKDKDIQEIERRTREFVQSKQKELGEMLNLFRNK; from the exons ATGGCTGCCATAGTCACAACACAGAGAGAAGCGAATCCATTTGCTCTGGG CCTGTGCCGGAAACAAGACCCTGAAGAGAACAAATGGATTCAGGACTTCTGCGGTCTTAAAATGT CCAAAGATTACCCAAATAAACTGGCCACAATGGTGGAGAAGCACACGCACATGGAAATGCCCTTAGAGTGCCCAAAAGGGTACAGCGTGCGAATTGCCGCACTCAAGAACACAGTCTTACGGGGAAGAAAGGACATGATGGAGGCTTGGCAAGAGCTGTACCTGCCTCAGTCCGAGAAGATGGTCGTCATTGGAGCCATCGACAACTTCCCCTGCTTGGCTGAGGGGCTGCAGTTGATCATTATGGTTGACAGCAAGGGCAACGTCTACGCCTACGAAAATGAAGTTTTACACAAAATAGCATGCACCGTAGAGAAATTCTTCACACGAAGAAGTCTAAAGTCTTCAGTCAGCTACAAGAAGGGAGGATACTGTGTCCAGCTG accaAAGAGGAGTTGGAGAAGTTGCAGAAGGACAAGGATATTCAGGAAATTGAACGGCGCACGCGGGAGTTTGTACAAAGCAAACAGAAGGAGCTTGGAGAGATGCTCAACTTGTTTAGGAATAAATAA